Proteins co-encoded in one Deltaproteobacteria bacterium genomic window:
- a CDS encoding amidohydrolase family protein, with product MTSTSPRRIIDGDGHVVEDIAAIIDNMPPEYIGKTFSEARAKSPFPPIDHLHSANRHYVPEGAFANVGPEGWEVFLEDVRIDATVLYTSAGLAFGKIVSRDWAIELARAYNNWIHETYVARSPRFQAMGLLPLQEPKAAAAELRRMVTELGLCGAMLPSTGANMPHLGSERYWPIYEEAERLGCAIGIHGGAHEGMLMDDMTPYAPVNALGHPMGQMICFAGVIFNGVLDKFPGLRIGFLEAGCAWLLTCLERFSGSWASHVQYDPRGRFLKLDDGMSITDYVCRHIDEDRIFVGVEGDELSIAEAVRVVGNKPFLFSSDYPHEVDAATCKHELQELEENEELSDDDKDAILFRNAQRFYRLGEGAAQGA from the coding sequence GCATCATCGACGGCGACGGCCACGTGGTCGAAGACATTGCGGCCATCATCGACAACATGCCGCCGGAGTACATCGGCAAGACCTTTTCGGAGGCACGCGCCAAGAGCCCGTTTCCGCCCATCGACCACCTGCACTCGGCCAACCGCCACTACGTCCCGGAAGGGGCCTTCGCCAACGTCGGGCCGGAGGGCTGGGAAGTGTTCCTGGAGGACGTGCGCATCGACGCCACGGTGCTCTACACCAGCGCCGGGCTGGCCTTCGGCAAGATCGTGAGCCGCGACTGGGCCATCGAGCTGGCGCGGGCCTACAACAACTGGATCCACGAGACCTACGTGGCCCGGAGCCCGCGCTTCCAGGCCATGGGGCTGCTGCCGCTGCAGGAGCCCAAGGCCGCGGCCGCGGAACTGCGGCGCATGGTCACGGAGCTGGGCCTGTGCGGCGCCATGCTGCCGTCCACCGGCGCCAACATGCCGCACCTGGGCTCCGAGCGCTACTGGCCCATCTACGAGGAGGCGGAGCGGCTGGGATGCGCCATCGGCATCCACGGCGGCGCGCACGAGGGCATGCTCATGGACGACATGACGCCGTACGCGCCGGTGAACGCCCTGGGTCACCCCATGGGGCAGATGATCTGCTTCGCCGGCGTCATCTTCAACGGCGTCCTGGACAAGTTCCCGGGGCTCCGCATCGGCTTCCTGGAGGCCGGCTGCGCCTGGCTGCTCACCTGCCTTGAACGGTTCAGCGGCTCATGGGCGAGCCACGTGCAGTACGACCCGCGCGGGCGCTTCCTCAAGCTCGACGACGGCATGAGCATCACCGACTACGTCTGCCGCCACATCGACGAGGACCGCATCTTCGTGGGCGTGGAGGGCGACGAGCTGTCCATCGCCGAGGCGGTGCGCGTGGTGGGCAACAAGCCGTTCCTGTTCTCGTCCGACTACCCCCACGAGGTGGACGCGGCCACGTGCAAGCACGAGCTGCAGGAGCTGGAGGAGAACGAGGAGCTGAGCGACGACGACAAGGACGCCATCCTCTTCCGCAACGCCCAGCGGTTCTACCGGCTGGGCGAGGGCGCGGCGCAGGGCGCGTAG